The Streptomyces sp. P9-A4 genome contains a region encoding:
- a CDS encoding NADH-quinone oxidoreductase subunit A has product MRHRDRGADVREPTVVAADAADYFQTYSVVGLLAVVGVLFVAVAFGAGRLLRPVVPTPEKLMTYECGVDPVGEGWAHTQVRYYVYAFLYVVFAVDSIFLFPWATVFAAPGFGAATLVEMFVFLGFLAVGLLYAYKKGVLAWT; this is encoded by the coding sequence ATGAGACACCGAGACCGAGGGGCGGACGTGCGGGAACCGACCGTTGTCGCGGCCGACGCGGCGGACTACTTCCAGACGTATTCCGTCGTCGGCCTGCTCGCCGTCGTCGGCGTGCTCTTCGTCGCCGTGGCGTTCGGCGCCGGCCGGCTGCTCCGGCCCGTCGTGCCGACGCCCGAGAAACTCATGACGTACGAGTGCGGCGTCGACCCCGTGGGGGAGGGCTGGGCCCACACCCAGGTCCGCTACTACGTGTACGCCTTCCTCTACGTCGTCTTCGCCGTCGACTCGATCTTCCTCTTCCCCTGGGCGACGGTCTTCGCCGCGCCCGGCTTCGGCGCCGCGACCCTGGTCGAGATGTTCGTCTTCCTCGGCTTCCTGGCCGTGGGGCTGCTCTACGCGTACAAGAAGGGCGTCCTGGCATGGACGTAA